The following nucleotide sequence is from Trifolium pratense cultivar HEN17-A07 linkage group LG2, ARS_RC_1.1, whole genome shotgun sequence.
GGTGTCTTGCTCATACGGTTTGGATTGGAAATTCTGTTGCTGTTGCAGCTTCAATTGGCTTAATTTCACATCATCTATTTGGTGCATGGAATGGAGATAGGCGATTGGCTATAAGACATGGAGAAGGCTTTGAGATAGTTAAGCGTCGAACAAGTATCATTCCTTTTGCAGCAATACTCGATGGCCGTCAAAGATTACCTGAAGATTTCTACAAGGAGTTTATTCGATTACCATACTTAGCAATTACTGCAGTAACACTAGGAGCTTACTTTGCACACCCTCTTATGCAGGCTGCTAGCTTCAACCTCCATTGGTAGGTGGAAAGAAAATATCATGTCATTTTCATGTAAATCTAATGTTTAGGACCGAAACATAAATGCCACGTATTGTAGTGTGCATCAATAGACAAGTATGAAAgatcaaagaaaagaaaatagaaataattggAAGAACCAAAATACTGACAATGACCATGCACTTATAAAACCTAGTTTGTTAAATTTGTGAAACAGGGTCTGTCTAGCATAAACCATGTACTTATATGGTGCACAATGACATTTCATTGCTAACTTGTAACTAAATCTATAGTTGATTTGATCAGTTACCTATTGTTATGAATTAGTTTCACTCCCATAGATCGTATGAAGTTGTGGCACCATGTTAGAATCACCCATAAAAACAATGGATAAGTTGCATTAAAATACAACAgctataaatttttatttttgtactgAAATGTTTGTAAATAATCCCCCAAGGGTAGCTTAGTTAGTAGCTACTAGAAACATTATTGGAGGGGCCGAGGTTCAAACTCTGAATCCTCCAATTCTCTACACTTATAGTGTGTGAGTCTAGCCACAAGGCTACTGGACAAAAAAACCACATTTGTAAATAAGTGAACTGTATGGTTACtttcaaaacattatttttttttttcttttactgcCTGGTTGTTTGTTCTTTCATATCATATTAAGTCTAGTAACAATGTTTTAGTGTACATTATCCTCTTATCTCATGTGAAAGTTACACATTCCATGGTATTAGTATGTTATGTTATGGTGTACTAGTACCGTTCTGCACCTTTTTGGCGGTAAAAATGAAGTCATGCTTATTTGTTTTCAACTGGCTTGAGATTCCGTATTTTTCGGCAGAAGAAGAATTCAAAATTAGTGGAACGTGACCTAATATCCAATGCCGTAATGAAATTGTATTCAGGAAGAATGGTGTACCGAGCCATCTATTATGCTTTCAATgctaaaatcaaatattctgTCGATCAATTAGCTATAAGATATATCTAGGGAAAAATTGATCATACATACAATCAAGTTTTGTAATAATTCCACTAGTTTATACTACAATGAAGAATCaaacttttatgtattattattattttatcttctGTTATCCTTAGATAGTATACCGGAGTAAATTGAGAAAGGCTTATGGTGCGTGAGTAAAAAAAGACTATATACAGAAGTACTAACACACGTAAATAATAGACCACGCAGTTGTTTTGCTTCTTGGAATCATGGCCATACAGATACTGATTTATCTTGCAATACAAGACTTTAATAGGATCTACTATATTTACACAGATCTCATAATCTATGGTTTATAGGAATATATATTGGAAGAGGAAGGGAATAAGGATGATGTGTTTATATGCTGATATACATCACAAATGCCTCAAGTTGAATGATGTGATAgaaattttttcaatattaacTCTATGGAGGAAAGGGTGCCCATCACCCCAAGAAGAAACCCAAACATGActagaaaaaaattaaggacTAAGAGAGGCCTTGTTATTTTACCCCAAAAAATCTTCATATAGAAAACACAtggaaaaatcaaacaaatggCTACACTAACTAGTGAACCAGTGAGACTTAGAACATGCTCAAAATATGGCACTGATAAAGCAAGGGTTAGTATGGTCAATAGCAAAAATGAAGCCACACAACCCCTTATTACTAATTTTGTCCTGCCACTAAGAGAATTTGGAAGTGAGTGTTCTAGCTGAATTGCAAAGGGTGCAAATTCAAGTGCATATTTGGTCATTGGTGTCAACACTGTTGCCCAAAGAGCAATCTTTGTTATTATTTGATTTGGTGGCATGTTGAGAGTTATCTGAGATTGAACATTGTTTCCAAACATTTTTGCACCCATGAATCCCATTGAGGTGTATAGTGCTGTAACTACTGTGAAGCTCACTATTGAAACCTGTATTTCACAAACAAAATATAGTTTTGGTAAGCCAACTAATAAATTAAAGAGTATTTCTTTTCGCGCTTGCCACCTgaactttcaattttatcccCCTCGCAGGTTAGGTATCGAGTGTGTAAAATAGCATAAATTGGGAAAAAacagttcgctacttaagtaagtagcgaaccttataaaaatcaaaatttatacCAGACTCATATCTAAACTTTATTCTACCAAAAAATCATTGATAGGATTGTATTtacttaaattttaatataaggAGATTTGATTAACTAAAATAACTGACGgttcttatttaattaaaaggaGACATATAATATACCTTAGTGAACTTGGAAGGGTTTTTCATGGATTTATATAAATCAGGGAAAACAATATGTCCTCCATAACCAAAGACATAAAGACCAGATATTGATGGAATATTATGTAACTTCAAAGCTGGTATACTATGATTATTAGCTTGAACATCTCCAAAAATTGCAGTAACTGCTACACACATAAAAATGAGAAGAGACATAAGAATTCCACCAGTTGAAAGGAAAGATATAGAAGACATATCTCTGATCCACAAACTAGGTAGAGCTATCAAGATTGCCACCAAAGTTAAGATTTGTGATGTTGATAACATAGCCAATTTCAGCTTCAAATGTGTCCCCAAAAATACTATGATCAAGTTGTCATGTAATGAGATGGTGTAGGAAACAAGTGCCATAAAGATTTCCATGTAGATGAATGTTGCAACTATGCATCTTCCTTTTGATCCAAATGCTTGATTCCCAATATCCACATAACTTGCTAAGTTTGGATTCTTTTCAAGACATTTTCCAAGTATATGAGAGGTATAAGCACACATTACTCCAAGTCCTACAAGCAAGAATGCAGATGCCCACCCTCCTTTTTCAACAGCATATGGAGTTGATAATTGCCCTAAACCtgaaatatttttaacatatttttggattaataatttctaatttattttagactttcaaatattttgtttttgtacaaGCCAAATTTAGATTATGATCACTGAATCCAAATTCAACCAAGGTCTCAATCACTAGGAGACTATATAAATTTGTTTGACAAATAATATCTTCCGGTAACTGACAGTTATAAGGATGGCTTGGTGGCTGAGGGTGGATGTGTTAGCGGTGGAGATGAAGAAGTCAAGGGTTGAATTCCTAAGCAAAAACTAGGGAACATATCATCTCAATTGAATTTTCAGCCACTCATTTAGTCCTACAGCATGCGGTAAAAGTCATTATGAGAGAATTGAAGTGTGGAGATTTTCACATGACACCTTCGGTAAAAGTCGCACCGGAGAGACCAAGCTTTTTCCActtatatcaatcaatatatatataaattgtaaaatagtattattttctctttttaagtTTCTTGCAACACAAGGAATCACAAATACATAAGCAATATGCAAAATATACCTATGAGCATTCCAACCATGTTGATGACAGCATGAACAAAAGAACTATCAGCATTCACATCGACATTGGCGCCTTCTACAACACTAGTGTTCTTTCTATCCTCAACAATGATGTGATCACAATTGCATTGTTTGTTTTCCTCTACACAAACATTGCAATTTGGCAACTGCACAGCTACTAAGTTCTTACCATGTTCACTCCTTTTCTTGATACAATCCTTCAATTGAAGGGATAAGATTTTCCTCAAGAATTTTAGCATCTTACACTAATAAGTTTAGGATAAGTATTGATTTAAGAGGAGAAAGCACTTAAGTAAGTAATTAAGGTCTCTTAATAAAACATGTTAACCAACTGGCATGCAGAATGCATATTTATAGCTGGATGAAGAGTCTGATTTGGATAAACATTTGTCCATATGGCCTgattctttttttaaagaataaaataaaattccaaaacgTAATGCTAAGTTAATTTAAACTTGCAAGAAAAATATAGTAACAGTAGTGAGAAATGAATGAGACGTTGTCATATCAAAATGTTCTTTgtataaaacaaataatgaaGATATCTTCTCCTCTAATGTTTTGTAGCTAAAAAGTGGTAAGTTGatatgattataatttataggcttaattagtcttttagtcccttaaaaacattttaggtttcacaatggtcccttaaagaaaaaaaggtctggattggtcccttaaagacacatctgtttctcaattggtcctttctgtcaattttttacaaaaaacgttagttttaattGAATGGATTGTgaatgtcattaagtgtaagtggtctaccaaaaaccttattaatttttaaaattttaaccattggaatttttttgttatatttggagttaaaatttaacggaaaggaccaatatgacaaacatatatgtctttaagggatcaatccgGGCCTTTTTTTCGTTAAAGGACCAATCTaagcctttttttctttaagggaccattgtgaaacctaaaatgtctttaagggaccaatagactaattaaaccTAATTTATATCTGTTTATTTCATTCTGCTGCAAGTATTTGGAAATTCGAATCACATACTCAACATGACATAAAGGgcatggatatatatatatatatatatatatatatatatatatatatatatatatatatatatatatatatatatccggTATCCGGCCCACTATActgtctaatctggttcggaggtcaattctgacatcaagtggtttcagcccccttccgatcgcagttgcggggatcgaaccgtagtCTTCCCTACTAAAgtcagtgtcaatcaccactgaaccaactaacgattggtttaAAAAGCATGAATATTGATTGTACAatatataagaataagaatACAGCACATTTAAAACATCATAAGATATGTTTGAGTCTcctacattttaaaaaaaaaaaatgtaccaaTGGCATGTGTCAGTGGTAGATGTTTGAGTCTCCAACATTCaataattattgatttttagggatggcaatgggtagggtatgggtagggtactatagtacccatccccatacccgcggattgaaaaaatacccgtacccatccccatacccgcgtgggtaacaacctttgcccccgtccccataccctatgggtatcTAGGtccccatacccgtacccgttacccgcatttttactaaaaataaattgattaattataaaatatcatataattttaatagaattaaaaaaaattcaaagattttaatattgaccaatgaaaattataaacaaaattattactaaccttatgttaaagttcatatttatgttaaatattcacattatttttatattatgttataaataaacatttttattaaaaatatgtaatagtttagtagagttgtattgttttaaattgatttacatatattataatataataatataaataaaataaataaatatatattatgcgggtatggggcggggtgggtactaaggtacccgtacccgcacccatacccgttcatttttgcgggtaattacccatacccgtgcccgtacccaaaatgcgggtttttaccctacccgttgtgggtaatttttgcgggtaccctctgggtatgggtcaaattgccatccctattgattttatgattttaaaggcttaaatatgtAATTCTAACCCcatattttgaatgaaatttaattttatccTTTTATTTTGACTGAATTTACATTTTTCAGGATTATGCCCTCTTCACTATATTTCAGGATTATGCCCCCTCCACTATATTTTATCCTCCTTGTCAAATGATGTGACATATGTGAATTTAATGATATTATCTCATTTTTCATATGATTACTTTACTTATCattaaataatttaacttttagCAGATATATGACCTCATTAATTTGAATCTTACGGAACAAAAGAGTTTATTGTTATGTTAGCATATATGACCTTAATGATTTGAATCTTACTTATTACTATGTGTAAATTATGTGATTCATTATTTGTAactccaataacaaacacactctaacacactcttttctattggttaaaatttatatgggtcccataaaagttatatgggtccacatttttttatgggacccatgtgaatttcaaccaataaaagagagtgtgttggagtgtgtttgttaaagagtgtgttgctagcattattcttattTGTATTCAATGATTCATGTTGATCTTATTAGTTATTCCATTGACGTACGATATTCtgcagtaatttttttttggggggcTAAATATTCCATTTCGTACTGTTGAGAACGAATTTCATTTTGTTAATGGAAAATGCACCACCATTACCTACTTATATACCTTATGCTTGTGCAAATATATCAGATgaacaatttcatttttaaaaagttaacgATTTAGTTGAACTGGAACGTGACGTATATAACTCATGTCCAACATTAAAGAGGTCTAAAGCGAATTTAAAAGCGAGGTATTTGCTTATTCAAAGAAAGAGTgaatttattaaacaaaaataaagaatacaaaaggttttttttttaatacaaagtctcaaatatttttatgttattattatagaATACAAGTCTCACATTATTTTATATCATGGAagacactatttttttttccggGGACCTTTATCTTTATTCTGAGGCTTATGACTTATGAGAGATCTTTTCTTCTTGATaccttttttataattttggggGGATAAAACACTTGTTTGAGTGGCCTTACCCTTGAATCGGTCTTGAATGTATATCCAACTAATCAGTAGCGATGAGATTACTGAACAAGAGGAAGGGTGCATAGTCACAATTATTTGATGTGGGAAGTGCGACATTTATTTGTCCTGGTCCAGTAAGGTAAGGTGACGATGTGGTGTCTGGATTTATCAGGTTCTAGTTTAGTGATATCCCTACGTTTCCtaggtgcgggtacggtaccggtacgAGATacaacatttttagaaaaactgaTAAATTAAGGAACGAATATATACCTGATACGGATACGTACCCGGTACTGATACTCTCCCTCAAATGGAGTACATGTACATCGTAGGTGATATCTCTTCGGGTGCTCTCTTATAGCCGGTTTTCTCTCTCCCACTTTTTGGTAGTTACTCTTGGTGGTTGTGGTGGTTTCTAGCTTTTGAGAgtcatttttgttgtttttgtttcggagctttttccattttttcttgTTGAGTACTTCTGGTACTCTGATCACGCatacatatttaaaaaaatgtaaaaaagaaaatcatttaagtaatattaatttttaatataattaaatgatatataattttatatagatGTATGTAAATGATTGCGACCACCAAATTTTAGGTGCATGAATGGAATGTAAAGTGAAATACAATGCAATTTATTTCATTCCATTATCTTTTCTCATTTTTCTACCCTTCTAATTTGGGTGCATGAGATGAAAATACAATCTATTAAATTCTTAATTACCAATATATCCTATTTGTATTATTGTTCAGTATTCGAGTGTTTTCTTCAATACTTATGAAGTTATAACAGTATCGATCGTGACCGTACCAAGTAGTAAAGGTATTGGttgtccataaaaaaaatagtgatagCATTGGTGATATAGGTGGAGACGGGTACCAAATCAAGTGCCTTTCACAATAATTCTCTACGGCTTCTGGCAGAGCAAGATTTTTATGGTCACGTGATTATATAGTCAcacgttcatataatttttttattatttatgaaataattaaaagaatagaataataaatttaaattttgtgaGTGTattcaagaaaatatatttaatcacgTGATCATATAAGAATAATTCATTCCTAGATGCCTACCTCTTGTTCAACAATCACAATCTTAAAAATAAGGAATAATAAATAAGTATGCATAaggtctttttatttttaatttgttttgaaatCATTCTAGTGTGGTGAAAGGAATATATTTGTTCTGTGAGTTTAGATTAGTTGGCagagacattacattttattatatatttgtttgcACTATAATGtctactttttaaaagaaaaaatagtttatgtttATCTATTCTTTTCTAAATTTAAAGTTACGTAcatttactatatttttttcgTTAATTATAACCTTTTTTATTTGAAAGGTAACTATATTAAaaccagcaaaaaaaaaaaaaaacacaatttcaaGCTCAGGGGCGGATCCAATGTTATGCGAGGGTGTGCACCTGTACACCCTGAACTTTTAAAAATTCCATAtagtatcttatttatttaaattttgcaCCCCCTGGGATTTTATTTTTGCACCAAGCACACCAATTTCTTCTTATCTGATGGTGCATCATGGGGACGCGCAGTATTTAATTTGTCATTATGACTCTAACTTGTTGGAAAGACTGCATAGTTCTGCTTTCAAgtcttttcattttattttatttatttatttattatttcactttattgtttaatttgtttattatctCTTCAACTTTTTCCATTAATTCATAGATAAATTGCAAAAATGTGGCCAGCGGGAATCGATACCAGCTTATGGAGTCCCCAAATTTGGACTTTGCCACAAAGCTAAAGTAacatactccctctggtccttattataaggaacactttgaaaaaatcacacagaccaatgaaacacatttaacatagttattttcatttaatactcttataaattttaatttattccatatatacccttatttaattactctttattcaattaacttatttatttttaaattctctctcataataaataagggcataagtgaaattgaacatttaaaacatttgaaaattggtcaaagtttcttataaaaaggaccaatttttttgccctaagtgttccttataaaaaggaccggagggagtatattaaattaaatcgcATATTAAATACATATTatctaataatttaatatatataattattaatttaatagaatatatattatttaattgaaaaaaaaattgtgcacCCCCTGGCCTAGggtcctggatccgccactgaTCAAGCTACCATATCTTCGAGAATATATATATGGGGGTTAATACAAGAAGGAAGGAGCCGAATTGGGCCAATCTCCTATAGGCTCATGCTCAGTCGACTTAGCTAACTCATGTGCAAATGCAACCCTGTTACCCGCCCTCCAACTCTTCCGGATCCTAGCTTGCCGCTTAACCGCTTTCACCTTCGATGGTCAATTATACCCTTACGTTGCTAATAACTTTACATTTACAATTACATGAACAAAAGAGGGAGAATAAATGGGTGAATGAACCAATAAAACTTCAGAATATCTGAATTTTGTTTGTTCATCAAAGATATTTGTTGATTTGTGTAGAACAACttttaatagtaaaataattacttttatATTGTTTATATGATATTACACTTCACAcgcaataaaataaaaaaaaaaaactttaaacttcacatatataatatacaaTGTCTCTAT
It contains:
- the LOC123909630 gene encoding amino acid transporter AVT1H — encoded protein: MLKFLRKILSLQLKDCIKKRSEHGKNLVAVQLPNCNVCVEENKQCNCDHIIVEDRKNTSVVEGANVDVNADSSFVHAVINMVGMLIGLGQLSTPYAVEKGGWASAFLLVGLGVMCAYTSHILGKCLEKNPNLASYVDIGNQAFGSKGRCIVATFIYMEIFMALVSYTISLHDNLIIVFLGTHLKLKLAMLSTSQILTLVAILIALPSLWIRDMSSISFLSTGGILMSLLIFMCVAVTAIFGDVQANNHSIPALKLHNIPSISGLYVFGYGGHIVFPDLYKSMKNPSKFTKVSIVSFTVVTALYTSMGFMGAKMFGNNVQSQITLNMPPNQIITKIALWATVLTPMTKYALEFAPFAIQLEHSLPNSLSGRTKLVIRGCVASFLLLTILTLALSVPYFEHVLSLTGSLVSVAICLIFPCVFYMKIFWGKITRPLLVLNFFLVMFGFLLGVMGTLSSIELILKKFLSHHST